Proteins from a single region of Dysosmobacter acutus:
- a CDS encoding YitT family protein has product MRKSSTGGSDFVIMAIKAVKPHMKLGTITFFADAATILVGGAMLRSVDGIIYGLLINFLIATAVDKVMGGLNSGKVGLVVTEQGEEVCDLIDQCTGRGSTILEGRGGYRRGKKQVVMVACNSKEMYQIQQEVKHLDEDAFMIVMNSTEVHGEGFRVI; this is encoded by the coding sequence ATGCGCAAATCCTCCACCGGCGGGTCTGATTTTGTCATCATGGCCATCAAGGCGGTCAAGCCCCACATGAAGTTGGGCACCATCACGTTTTTCGCCGATGCCGCAACCATTCTGGTGGGCGGCGCGATGCTGCGCAGCGTGGACGGGATCATCTATGGCCTGCTCATCAACTTCCTCATTGCCACTGCGGTGGATAAGGTGATGGGCGGTCTCAACTCCGGAAAGGTGGGGTTGGTTGTGACGGAGCAGGGGGAGGAGGTCTGCGACCTCATCGACCAGTGCACCGGCCGGGGCTCCACCATCCTTGAAGGCCGGGGCGGATACAGGAGGGGGAAGAAGCAGGTGGTGATGGTGGCCTGCAACTCCAAGGAGATGTACCAGATCCAGCAGGAGGTCAAGCATCTGGACGAGGACGCCTTTATGATTGTGATGAACTCCACGGAGGTCCACGGAGAGGGTTTCCGGGTGATCTGA
- the trmD gene encoding tRNA (guanosine(37)-N1)-methyltransferase TrmD — MRIDILTLFPDSVDAYTKVSILGRAQERGYITIRTHQIRDYTTNKQMQVDDYPYGGGRGAVMQADPLYRCWAHVCEEVGLRPHTIFLSPCGRVFTQQVARELKESHDHLILVCGHYEGVDQRFIDECVDEEISMGDFVLTGGEIPAIAVADAVCRMVPGVLPDEECFMEESHWDHLLEYPQYSRPEQWHGRRVPEVLLSGHHGNVAAWRRKESYKRTMLRRPDLFAQFDESKLATKAERKLLQQAKEEFRQQTAQEEQ; from the coding sequence ATGAGAATTGACATTCTGACGCTGTTCCCCGACTCCGTGGACGCCTATACCAAGGTCAGCATTCTGGGCCGGGCTCAGGAGCGGGGGTACATCACCATCCGTACCCATCAAATCCGGGACTATACCACCAACAAACAGATGCAGGTAGACGACTATCCCTACGGCGGCGGACGGGGGGCGGTCATGCAGGCGGATCCCCTTTACCGCTGCTGGGCCCACGTGTGCGAAGAGGTTGGGCTGCGGCCCCACACCATCTTTCTCTCCCCCTGCGGCCGCGTCTTCACCCAGCAGGTGGCCCGGGAGCTGAAGGAGAGCCACGACCACCTGATCCTGGTCTGCGGCCACTATGAGGGCGTGGATCAGCGCTTCATCGACGAGTGCGTGGACGAGGAGATTTCCATGGGGGATTTCGTGCTCACCGGCGGAGAGATACCGGCCATTGCGGTGGCTGACGCCGTGTGCCGCATGGTGCCCGGTGTGCTGCCCGACGAGGAGTGCTTTATGGAGGAGTCCCACTGGGACCACCTGTTGGAATACCCCCAGTACTCCAGACCCGAGCAGTGGCATGGGCGCCGTGTGCCGGAGGTGCTGCTCTCTGGCCATCACGGCAATGTGGCGGCCTGGCGCCGGAAAGAGAGCTACAAGCGCACCATGCTCCGTCGGCCGGACCTTTTCGCCCAGTTCGACGAGAGCAAGCTGGCCACCAAGGCAGAGCGCAAGCTCCTGCAGCAGGCCAAGGAGGAGTTCCGGCAGCAGACAGCGCAAGAGGAACAGTAA
- the rimM gene encoding ribosome maturation factor RimM (Essential for efficient processing of 16S rRNA), with protein sequence MGCWTARCRVLPQPEERSPSSAAIPPSASGCAPSISPGPPLPHLPRKSPSAIMKPINAHWKEPHMKLQYIKVGRVVNAHGIRGDLRVQPMGQSPDFLTQFRTLYLDGQPVHPESCRVHKSLVLLKLPGIEDMDSALAMKGKVLSIRREDAALPEGVFFDDELLGLQVVDADTGDSLGELKEVLPYPAHNLYRVVGQREYLIPAVQDVFIVSTDLDANEMRVHMMEGLATDEN encoded by the coding sequence ATGGGATGTTGGACGGCTCGCTGCCGTGTCTTGCCGCAGCCGGAAGAAAGATCGCCGAGCAGCGCAGCTATTCCGCCATCGGCGAGCGGCTGCGCTCCATCTATCTCCCCCGGCCCGCCTCTTCCCCACTTGCCAAGAAAGTCTCCTTCCGCTATAATGAAACCAATCAACGCGCATTGGAAGGAGCCACACATGAAGCTACAGTATATCAAAGTCGGACGGGTGGTCAACGCCCATGGCATACGGGGCGACCTGCGGGTACAGCCCATGGGACAGTCGCCGGACTTTCTCACGCAGTTCAGGACCCTCTACCTGGACGGGCAGCCGGTCCATCCGGAATCCTGCCGGGTACACAAAAGTCTGGTCCTTTTGAAGCTGCCCGGCATTGAGGACATGGACTCCGCCCTGGCCATGAAGGGCAAGGTGCTTTCCATCCGGCGGGAGGACGCCGCCCTGCCTGAGGGCGTCTTCTTTGACGATGAGCTTCTTGGGCTTCAGGTGGTGGACGCCGACACAGGCGACTCCCTGGGCGAGCTGAAGGAGGTTCTTCCCTACCCCGCCCACAACCTCTACCGGGTGGTGGGGCAGCGTGAGTACCTGATTCCCGCTGTCCAGGACGTGTTCATCGTATCCACGGACCTTGATGCCAATGAGATGCGGGTGCACATGATGGAGGGGTTGGCCACCGATGAGAATTGA
- a CDS encoding TVP38/TMEM64 family protein: MNSSNKSVQSNGIQAALQLLSIAGFCLCVVLAIWGWRARLLTSPEAMAAFVGKAGVAGILLFVAFQIVQVVLPILPGGLGCLAGVLLFGGLHGFFYNYIGICVGSLLAFAIARCCGRPLLYRLFSPSLIQRYSSWTDRHFAKWFALAIFLPVAPDDFLCYLAGTTRMSWTQFALIILLGKPAAIALYSLGLAAIWTQVIAYLT; the protein is encoded by the coding sequence ATGAACTCTTCCAACAAATCTGTTCAGTCCAATGGAATCCAGGCTGCCTTGCAGCTTCTCTCCATCGCAGGGTTCTGTCTGTGCGTGGTCCTTGCCATCTGGGGCTGGCGGGCCAGACTGCTGACCTCTCCGGAGGCGATGGCCGCTTTTGTAGGCAAGGCCGGTGTGGCGGGTATCTTGCTGTTTGTCGCCTTTCAGATCGTCCAGGTGGTACTGCCCATCCTGCCAGGCGGCCTGGGGTGTCTTGCCGGCGTACTGCTTTTTGGAGGGCTGCACGGCTTTTTCTACAACTACATCGGCATCTGCGTCGGCTCTCTGCTGGCCTTCGCCATTGCCCGCTGCTGCGGAAGACCCCTGCTGTACCGGCTCTTTTCCCCATCCCTGATCCAGCGCTACAGCAGTTGGACGGACCGGCACTTTGCCAAGTGGTTCGCTCTGGCCATTTTCCTGCCGGTGGCTCCCGACGACTTTCTCTGCTATCTGGCAGGCACCACGCGCATGAGCTGGACCCAGTTCGCCCTCATCATCCTGCTGGGCAAGCCCGCGGCCATCGCCCTCTACAGCCTGGGTCTGGCCGCGATTTGGACCCAGGTGATCGCGTACCTCACTTGA
- a CDS encoding KH domain-containing protein has translation MKDLLLYIARNLVDDPDAVSVTEVPGDQELTLELRVAPEDMGKVIGRQGRIAKEIRTVVRSYAQRTGVKVSVDIVDQ, from the coding sequence ATGAAAGACTTGCTGCTCTACATCGCCAGAAACCTCGTGGATGATCCCGACGCTGTGAGCGTGACAGAAGTCCCCGGCGATCAGGAACTGACGTTGGAGCTGCGCGTCGCTCCGGAGGACATGGGCAAGGTAATCGGCCGTCAGGGCCGCATTGCCAAGGAGATTCGCACGGTTGTCCGCTCCTATGCCCAGCGCACCGGCGTGAAGGTTTCCGTTGACATTGTAGATCAATAA
- the rpsP gene encoding 30S ribosomal protein S16, which produces MVKIRLRRLGAKKAPFYRVVVADSRAPRNGRFIEEIGTYNPCVSPAEIKIDAERAKAWIKTGAQPTDTVRALLKKADVL; this is translated from the coding sequence ATGGTTAAAATCAGACTGCGCAGACTGGGCGCCAAGAAGGCCCCTTTCTACAGAGTGGTTGTGGCGGATTCCCGCGCTCCCCGCAACGGCCGCTTCATCGAGGAGATCGGTACCTACAATCCCTGTGTCTCCCCCGCCGAGATCAAGATCGACGCGGAGCGCGCCAAGGCTTGGATCAAGACCGGTGCTCAGCCCACCGATACCGTCCGGGCGCTGTTGAAAAAGGCGGATGTACTTTAA
- the ffh gene encoding signal recognition particle protein, whose translation MAFEGLSEKLNATFKRLRGKGRLTENDVKEAMREVRLALLEADVSFKVVKEFVSHVTERATGADVLDSLTPAQQVIKIVNEEMTALMGSTNSKISMANSGPTVVMMVGLQGAGKTTNGAKLAGLMRRQFGKRPLLAACDVYRPAAIEQLKVVGGQLDIPVFELGQGDPVNIAEEAIRHARDHGNDMVLLDTAGRLHVDAELMDELKRMKAAVHPNEILLVVDAMTGQDAVNAASAFDEALGIDGVVLTKLDGDARGGAALSIRATTGKPIKFVGTGEKLDMIELFHPDRMASRILGMGDMLSFIEKAEQNYDEKQAKKLEEKLRKNRFTLQDYYDQLLQLRGMGDLSQLAGMMPGAMGKQLQGATIDEKALSRTEAIILSMTPLERENPQILGASRKKRIAAGCGLQVVDVNRLLKQFDMMQQLTRQLSHGRMGGGMGGKMRGFGRKKRFR comes from the coding sequence ATGGCGTTTGAAGGCCTGAGTGAAAAACTGAACGCTACATTTAAGCGGCTGCGCGGCAAGGGCCGCCTGACGGAAAACGACGTCAAAGAGGCCATGCGCGAGGTGCGCCTGGCGCTTCTTGAAGCCGATGTCAGCTTTAAGGTGGTCAAGGAGTTCGTCTCCCACGTCACCGAGCGGGCCACCGGCGCCGACGTACTGGACAGCCTGACTCCCGCCCAGCAGGTTATCAAAATCGTCAACGAAGAGATGACCGCTCTCATGGGCAGCACCAACTCCAAAATTTCCATGGCCAACAGCGGACCCACCGTGGTGATGATGGTTGGCCTTCAGGGCGCCGGCAAGACCACAAACGGCGCAAAGCTGGCCGGGTTGATGCGCCGTCAGTTCGGCAAGCGGCCCCTGTTGGCGGCCTGCGACGTGTACCGGCCCGCCGCCATCGAGCAGCTGAAGGTCGTGGGCGGCCAGCTGGACATTCCTGTCTTTGAATTGGGGCAGGGCGATCCGGTGAACATCGCCGAGGAGGCCATCCGCCACGCCCGGGACCATGGCAACGACATGGTGCTGCTGGATACCGCGGGACGGCTCCACGTGGACGCGGAGCTGATGGATGAGCTCAAGCGGATGAAAGCCGCTGTCCATCCCAACGAAATCCTGCTGGTCGTGGACGCCATGACCGGTCAGGACGCGGTCAACGCCGCCTCCGCCTTTGACGAGGCCCTGGGGATCGACGGCGTGGTGCTGACCAAGCTGGACGGTGACGCCCGGGGCGGCGCCGCCCTCTCCATCCGGGCCACCACCGGCAAGCCCATCAAATTCGTGGGCACCGGTGAAAAGTTGGATATGATCGAGCTGTTCCACCCCGACCGCATGGCCTCCCGTATTCTTGGGATGGGGGACATGCTGTCCTTCATTGAAAAGGCGGAGCAGAACTACGACGAAAAACAGGCAAAAAAATTGGAGGAAAAGCTCCGGAAAAACCGCTTTACGCTCCAGGACTACTATGACCAGCTGCTGCAGCTGCGGGGCATGGGCGATTTGAGCCAGCTGGCCGGCATGATGCCGGGCGCCATGGGCAAGCAGCTTCAGGGCGCCACCATTGACGAAAAGGCTCTCTCCCGCACGGAGGCCATTATCCTGTCCATGACACCCCTGGAACGGGAGAATCCCCAAATCTTGGGTGCCAGCCGGAAAAAGCGCATTGCCGCCGGTTGCGGACTCCAAGTGGTGGATGTGAACCGGCTGCTTAAGCAGTTTGACATGATGCAGCAGCTGACCCGTCAGCTCTCCCACGGCCGGATGGGCGGCGGTATGGGCGGCAAGATGCGGGGCTTTGGCCGGAAGAAACGGTTCCGCTGA
- the ylxM gene encoding YlxM family DNA-binding protein — MKNQTYRMTMLFDFYGELLTDRQKEFFDLYYNEDLSLSEIAENAGISRQGVRDVIVRAEAYMTEIEDKTGLIRRFLQMRQHLEAIESAASEIKTINYRQYEDPRLQELSKQISAAAAALKE, encoded by the coding sequence GTGAAAAACCAGACATATCGGATGACCATGCTGTTCGATTTTTACGGAGAACTCCTGACCGACCGTCAGAAGGAGTTTTTTGATCTCTACTACAACGAGGACCTGTCCCTTTCCGAGATCGCTGAAAATGCCGGGATCTCCCGCCAGGGCGTCCGGGATGTGATCGTTCGGGCGGAAGCGTACATGACGGAAATTGAGGACAAGACCGGATTGATCCGCCGCTTTTTGCAGATGCGCCAGCATCTGGAGGCCATTGAGTCGGCCGCCTCTGAGATCAAAACCATCAACTACCGGCAGTATGAGGATCCCCGCCTGCAGGAGCTGAGCAAGCAGATCTCCGCCGCTGCCGCTGCGCTGAAGGAGTAA
- a CDS encoding glycosyl hydrolase family 18 protein, producing the protein MNAAVKRGILLLAVLSMALALFVLPASAGTAYPSESRAVVGYYASWAAYQGVTPDQLPGDQLTHINYAFAAIDPNDSTLLLENPEQDRKNLKLLRALREKHPHLKLLISVGGWDDSLYFSNAAATAQRRERFAQSCLDFLLEHGLDGVDIDWEYPVSGGPSGMVHRPQDKQNFTLLLQAVRDKLDRQSKQDGRPYYLTIAGGAGSEYLNKIEVEAVARTVDHIFLMAYDIHGPWDTYADLNAPLYTPEENSPQYKSSVFDSVQTYLNRGMSPEKIVLGMPLYGYRYDGVSSRNNGLYSTFSSAASVPYHVLERNYLSQSKYRKLYHKEAEAPYLYGEGTFLSYETPQSMAAKAELARTHGLGGIGFWELSQDRNAVLIQSARAAFMGGAFTDVAPGDWYHEAVEYVRERGLMDGTSAGVFSPRRPVNRGMAAVIVHRLEGSPSAGKTLFLDVAQQSYCREAVSWAASKGIVGGYGDGRFGPDHTLTREQLAAILYRYARYKGYDVSGRANLTGYTDSGEIGSYAKPAMAWAVSSGLIHGLADARLAPRGIVTRAEAAVILMRFCESAAD; encoded by the coding sequence GTGAATGCTGCTGTAAAAAGAGGAATTTTGCTGTTGGCGGTGCTTTCCATGGCGCTGGCCCTGTTTGTCCTGCCGGCCTCGGCGGGCACTGCATACCCGTCTGAAAGCAGGGCTGTGGTAGGGTACTATGCAAGCTGGGCCGCCTACCAGGGGGTCACGCCGGACCAGCTTCCGGGAGATCAGCTGACCCACATCAACTACGCCTTTGCCGCCATTGACCCCAACGACAGCACGCTGCTTCTGGAGAACCCGGAACAGGACCGGAAAAATCTGAAGCTTCTGCGCGCGCTGCGTGAAAAGCATCCCCACCTGAAGCTTTTGATTTCCGTGGGGGGGTGGGACGACTCTCTCTATTTCTCCAACGCGGCCGCCACCGCCCAGCGGCGGGAGCGGTTTGCACAGAGCTGCCTGGACTTTCTTCTGGAGCATGGTCTTGACGGCGTGGACATAGACTGGGAGTACCCGGTGTCGGGCGGCCCCTCCGGTATGGTGCACCGTCCTCAGGATAAGCAGAACTTCACCCTGCTGCTTCAGGCCGTGCGGGACAAGCTGGACCGGCAGAGCAAACAGGACGGAAGGCCCTATTACCTGACCATCGCGGGCGGCGCCGGTTCCGAGTACCTCAATAAAATTGAGGTGGAAGCCGTTGCCCGGACAGTGGACCACATCTTCCTGATGGCCTATGATATCCATGGCCCCTGGGACACCTACGCGGATCTGAATGCCCCGCTCTACACGCCGGAGGAGAACTCGCCGCAGTATAAGAGCAGCGTCTTTGACAGTGTGCAGACGTACTTAAACCGGGGGATGAGTCCGGAGAAGATAGTGCTGGGCATGCCGCTCTACGGCTACCGCTATGACGGAGTGAGCAGCAGGAACAACGGACTCTACAGCACGTTTTCCTCCGCGGCCTCCGTCCCATACCATGTGCTGGAGCGGAACTATCTCAGCCAGTCCAAATACCGGAAGCTCTACCACAAGGAGGCGGAGGCTCCCTATCTCTATGGGGAGGGGACCTTTCTCTCCTATGAGACCCCGCAGTCCATGGCGGCCAAGGCGGAGCTGGCCAGAACCCACGGACTGGGAGGGATCGGGTTCTGGGAGCTCTCTCAGGACAGGAATGCGGTGTTGATCCAAAGCGCCCGCGCGGCCTTTATGGGCGGGGCCTTTACCGACGTGGCTCCAGGCGACTGGTACCATGAGGCCGTGGAGTACGTTCGGGAGAGGGGCCTGATGGATGGCACCTCCGCCGGGGTCTTTTCCCCAAGGCGGCCGGTGAACCGGGGTATGGCGGCCGTCATTGTGCACCGGCTGGAGGGGAGCCCTTCCGCGGGAAAGACGCTGTTCTTGGATGTGGCGCAGCAGTCCTATTGCCGCGAAGCGGTTTCCTGGGCCGCCTCCAAGGGGATTGTGGGTGGCTACGGGGATGGCCGCTTCGGCCCGGACCATACACTCACCCGGGAGCAGCTGGCCGCCATACTGTACCGCTATGCCCGGTACAAGGGCTATGACGTGAGCGGAAGAGCCAATTTGACCGGATACACCGATTCCGGCGAAATCGGAAGCTATGCGAAACCGGCCATGGCGTGGGCGGTCAGCAGCGGCCTGATCCATGGCCTGGCGGACGCCCGCCTTGCGCCCCGCGGCATCGTTACCCGCGCTGAGGCCGCGGTGATCCTGATGCGTTTTTGCGAAAGCGCCGCGGATTGA
- a CDS encoding dipeptidase produces the protein MILDFHSDIWTDVSRRRLQGEQDVLRREHLERLRRGGVEGSVFVIWAEPDDPAGDTVRIMAQVKEELAQCDAVRAVHTCEEMRQAVRDGVFYIWLGVEGMAAIGDQVERIDEYYDFGVRTAMLTWNEENALATGARGSADRGLTEAGRRAVRRIQEKKMLMDVSHLNEKSFWDVADAASAPICASHSNARALCDVPRNLTDDQLRAIRDLGGVVGLNSCRAFIAPEREAQTVQQLARHAVHMIDVMGIDHVGCGFDFCEFIDEPGSPLLSQGVYTSGFENASRIPNLFEEFTKMGMSGREQEKIARGNFQALLERTVG, from the coding sequence ATGATACTTGATTTCCATTCCGATATCTGGACGGATGTGAGCCGGCGCCGGCTGCAGGGGGAGCAGGACGTCCTCCGGCGGGAACACCTGGAGAGGCTGCGTCGGGGCGGCGTGGAAGGCTCGGTCTTTGTGATCTGGGCTGAGCCGGACGATCCGGCGGGGGATACCGTGCGGATCATGGCGCAGGTGAAGGAGGAACTGGCCCAGTGTGATGCGGTGCGGGCGGTGCACACCTGTGAGGAGATGCGCCAGGCCGTCCGGGATGGAGTATTTTACATCTGGCTGGGCGTGGAGGGCATGGCCGCCATCGGCGACCAGGTGGAGCGGATCGACGAGTACTATGATTTCGGCGTCCGCACGGCCATGCTGACCTGGAATGAGGAAAACGCCCTTGCCACCGGCGCCCGGGGCAGCGCGGACCGGGGCCTGACGGAGGCCGGCCGCCGGGCGGTGCGCCGCATTCAGGAGAAGAAGATGCTGATGGACGTGTCCCATCTTAACGAAAAGTCCTTTTGGGACGTGGCGGATGCGGCCTCGGCTCCCATCTGCGCCTCCCACTCCAATGCCAGGGCGCTGTGCGATGTGCCCCGGAATCTGACGGATGACCAGCTCCGGGCCATCCGGGACTTGGGTGGTGTGGTCGGACTCAATTCCTGCCGCGCCTTCATCGCCCCGGAGCGGGAGGCGCAGACCGTACAGCAGCTGGCCCGCCATGCGGTCCATATGATCGACGTCATGGGCATTGACCACGTGGGTTGCGGCTTTGACTTCTGCGAGTTTATTGATGAGCCCGGCTCTCCGCTGTTGAGCCAGGGGGTCTACACCTCTGGATTTGAAAACGCCTCCCGGATTCCCAACCTGTTTGAAGAATTCACGAAAATGGGTATGAGCGGCAGGGAACAGGAGAAGATCGCCCGGGGAAACTTCCAGGCTCTTTTGGAGCGGACTGTGGGCTGA
- a CDS encoding DUF2812 domain-containing protein yields MRNKKRSVGPCFLFYQYADIERHLTRMAERGWQLEAITSFSWRYRRAEPKRLTYSVTYFPEASEFDPGPTENQQVYLDYCAQAGWHYVAQCAQMQIFCSEEEHPVPIETDEQEKFRAICRAMKKNYLPGNLLLLGCCLLQMFTQGQTFFDSPIMSLATGTALTNFILWLFLSVHLGGSLLLYWHWKRTTAAAVAQGGPCVASSSKWPQWSGCVAVALLLLSQIQYFFLHNNGRSGWVYLIYGLFYMLAILVPVLGVKHICKKLKIDRATNMVFTFLAAIVVSIAAMAVLTKVIFWSIDHGVLEESPPETVTITTDRGQTYTADIYHDDLPLTIEDLQEGDYTYYSYAADHQESIFLRREAGLQTSVLYGSDGPELYYARLTPKLPLVYRVCRWELTRSFESIGVDYEMTPIDPTPWRADAAYQKRALNPYHGDLFEGYYVLCYEDMLLSLRTGLPLTDDQIATIVDRLVQ; encoded by the coding sequence ATGCGGAATAAAAAACGCAGTGTGGGACCCTGCTTCCTTTTTTATCAGTACGCAGATATTGAGCGCCACCTGACCAGAATGGCCGAGCGGGGCTGGCAGTTGGAGGCCATCACCTCCTTCAGCTGGCGCTACCGCCGGGCGGAGCCAAAGCGCCTCACCTATTCCGTCACCTATTTCCCCGAGGCATCAGAGTTTGACCCCGGGCCCACAGAGAACCAGCAGGTCTATCTGGACTACTGTGCCCAGGCCGGGTGGCACTACGTGGCCCAGTGCGCCCAGATGCAGATTTTCTGCTCGGAAGAGGAGCACCCGGTGCCCATCGAAACGGATGAACAGGAGAAGTTCCGAGCCATCTGCCGCGCCATGAAGAAAAACTATCTGCCTGGCAACCTCCTGCTCCTTGGCTGCTGCCTGCTCCAGATGTTTACCCAGGGTCAGACCTTTTTCGACAGCCCCATCATGAGCCTGGCCACGGGCACCGCGCTGACCAACTTTATCCTCTGGCTTTTTCTGTCTGTTCATTTGGGCGGCTCCCTTCTCCTCTACTGGCACTGGAAACGGACCACCGCCGCCGCTGTGGCCCAGGGCGGGCCCTGCGTGGCCAGCTCCAGCAAATGGCCCCAGTGGAGCGGGTGCGTGGCCGTGGCTTTGCTGCTGCTTTCCCAGATCCAGTACTTTTTCCTGCACAATAACGGCCGGTCCGGATGGGTCTATCTGATCTACGGTCTTTTTTACATGCTGGCAATCCTGGTTCCCGTCCTTGGGGTAAAACACATCTGCAAAAAGCTGAAGATCGACCGCGCCACCAACATGGTGTTCACCTTTTTAGCCGCCATAGTGGTCAGCATTGCGGCCATGGCGGTCCTGACCAAGGTGATCTTCTGGTCCATCGACCACGGCGTCCTTGAGGAGTCTCCGCCGGAGACTGTGACCATCACCACCGACCGCGGGCAAACCTATACCGCCGACATATACCACGACGACCTTCCATTGACGATAGAGGACCTGCAGGAGGGAGACTATACGTATTACTCCTATGCCGCGGACCATCAGGAGAGCATTTTTCTCCGCCGGGAGGCGGGGCTGCAAACCTCTGTGCTCTATGGGAGCGACGGCCCGGAGCTCTATTACGCCCGGCTGACACCGAAGCTGCCGCTGGTCTACCGCGTCTGCCGCTGGGAGCTGACCCGCTCCTTTGAGTCCATAGGCGTGGATTACGAGATGACCCCCATTGACCCAACGCCCTGGCGGGCGGACGCCGCCTACCAGAAACGGGCCCTCAACCCCTACCACGGCGACCTCTTTGAGGGGTACTATGTGCTCTGTTATGAGGATATGCTGCTGTCGCTGCGCACCGGCCTCCCGCTGACGGATGATCAGATTGCCACTATCGTGGACCGGCTGGTCCAGTAA
- a CDS encoding PadR family transcriptional regulator, with translation MAREQFETLTEQMFYILLCLQTECYGTDMMERIRTMTGGRVCVGPGTLYNLLDRFLSAGMIRETKVEGRKRSYLITDTGLEALEQEYRRLGLLREAYRAYGRKELNGHAE, from the coding sequence GTGGCAAGGGAGCAGTTTGAGACGCTGACGGAGCAGATGTTTTATATTCTGCTCTGCCTGCAGACAGAGTGCTACGGCACGGATATGATGGAGCGGATCCGCACCATGACCGGGGGCCGGGTCTGCGTGGGGCCCGGCACGCTCTACAACCTGCTGGACCGCTTTCTCTCCGCCGGCATGATCCGGGAAACCAAGGTGGAGGGACGAAAGCGCAGCTACCTCATCACCGACACAGGTCTTGAGGCATTGGAGCAGGAGTACCGGCGGCTGGGTCTGCTGCGGGAGGCCTACCGCGCCTACGGGAGAAAGGAGTTGAATGGCCATGCGGAATAA
- a CDS encoding DUF3795 domain-containing protein, protein MKMPKEAIQSAMFAPCGMNCMVCYKHCYHKKPCAGCLNGDAGKPEHCRTCKIKDCIKGNGLTYCFECSGYPCKLIKNLEKSYNKRYQTSLMANSEFIRRYGLEMFMELQKQKYTCPKCGGVISIHDRECSECHEKMISSDSCSSV, encoded by the coding sequence ATGAAAATGCCAAAAGAAGCTATCCAGTCAGCTATGTTTGCTCCTTGCGGGATGAATTGTATGGTTTGCTATAAGCATTGTTATCACAAAAAGCCCTGTGCCGGTTGCCTGAACGGCGATGCGGGAAAACCGGAGCACTGTCGTACCTGTAAGATAAAAGATTGCATCAAGGGAAACGGGTTGACCTATTGCTTTGAATGTTCCGGCTATCCCTGTAAACTGATAAAAAATCTCGAAAAAAGTTATAACAAAAGATATCAGACAAGTCTCATGGCCAATAGCGAATTTATCCGGCGGTACGGATTAGAAATGTTTATGGAACTGCAGAAACAGAAATACACCTGTCCAAAATGCGGCGGCGTTATATCGATTCACGACAGGGAATGCAGCGAATGCCATGAAAAAATGATATCATCAGATTCCTGTTCGTCGGTCTGA